From Streptomonospora salina, the proteins below share one genomic window:
- a CDS encoding CoA-transferase subunit beta — MTTATGYTSDEMMTVAAAHALTSEMACFVGIGLPSTAANLACRTHARDLWMIYESGTLGTRPDTLPLSIGDGVLAETADTVVSVPEVFNYWLQPGRIDVGFLGAAQIDRYANINTTVIGDYADPKVRLPGAGGAPEIAASCREVVVIVRQSARTFVDRADFVTSVGHGRGPGDRDRLGLRGAGPTRVITDLGVLKPDPGTRELTLVQLHAGVTVDDVRAATGWELAVSPDLATTPEPTAEELAVLRSLTGRD; from the coding sequence ATGACGACAGCGACCGGCTATACCTCGGACGAGATGATGACGGTGGCCGCCGCCCACGCCCTGACCTCCGAGATGGCCTGCTTCGTAGGCATCGGCCTACCCAGCACCGCCGCCAACCTCGCCTGCCGCACCCACGCGCGGGACCTGTGGATGATCTACGAGTCGGGAACCCTGGGCACCCGCCCCGACACGCTTCCGCTGTCCATCGGCGACGGCGTGCTCGCCGAAACCGCCGACACCGTCGTCTCGGTGCCCGAAGTCTTCAACTACTGGCTCCAACCGGGCCGCATCGACGTCGGCTTCCTCGGCGCAGCCCAGATCGACCGCTACGCCAACATCAACACCACCGTCATCGGCGACTACGCCGACCCCAAGGTGCGCCTTCCCGGCGCCGGCGGCGCGCCCGAGATCGCCGCGTCCTGCCGTGAGGTCGTCGTGATCGTCCGCCAGAGCGCACGCACCTTCGTGGACCGCGCCGACTTCGTGACGTCGGTCGGCCACGGCCGCGGCCCCGGCGACCGCGACCGCCTGGGGCTGCGCGGCGCCGGCCCCACCCGCGTCATCACCGACCTGGGCGTACTCAAACCCGACCCCGGCACCCGGGAACTGACCCTGGTGCAGCTGCACGCGGGCGTCACCGTCGACGACGTCCGCGCCGCCACCGGCTGGGAACTGGCCGTCTCCCCCGACCTGGCCACCACCCCCGAGCCCACAGCCGAAGAGCTGGCAGTGCTGCGTTCGCTGACCGGGCGGGACTAG
- a CDS encoding CoA transferase subunit A, protein MIVPLDEGVRELVGDSDTVALEGFTHLIPVAAGHEIIRQGRRDLTLARMTPDIVYDQLIGAGCAAKLVFSWGGNPGVGSLHRFRDAIQHGWPRPLEIEEHSHAGMANRYVAGASGLPFAVLRGYAGTDLVGQTETIKTVECPFTGEHLAAVPALNPDVAIVHAQRADRHGNVQLWGITGIQKEAVLAAERSLVTVEEIVDELDPVPGQVILPARVVSAVSVVPGGSRPSYAHGYYARDNGAYQDWDVVSREREKFAAWLKDDVGADAPLPGKAG, encoded by the coding sequence ATGATCGTGCCGCTGGACGAGGGTGTACGCGAACTCGTCGGCGACTCGGACACGGTCGCGCTGGAGGGCTTCACCCACCTGATCCCGGTGGCCGCCGGCCACGAGATCATCCGGCAGGGCAGGCGCGACCTCACTCTGGCCCGCATGACCCCCGACATCGTCTACGACCAGCTGATCGGTGCGGGCTGCGCCGCGAAACTCGTCTTCTCCTGGGGCGGCAACCCCGGAGTGGGCTCCCTCCACCGGTTCCGCGACGCCATCCAGCACGGCTGGCCCCGCCCCCTGGAGATCGAGGAGCACAGCCACGCGGGCATGGCCAACCGCTACGTCGCCGGAGCCTCCGGCCTCCCCTTCGCGGTACTGCGCGGCTACGCCGGAACCGACCTCGTCGGCCAGACCGAGACCATCAAAACCGTCGAGTGCCCCTTCACCGGCGAGCACCTGGCCGCCGTCCCCGCCCTCAACCCCGACGTCGCGATCGTGCACGCCCAGCGGGCCGACCGCCACGGCAACGTCCAGCTCTGGGGCATCACCGGCATCCAGAAGGAGGCCGTGCTGGCCGCCGAGCGGTCCCTGGTCACCGTCGAGGAGATCGTCGACGAACTCGACCCCGTCCCCGGCCAGGTGATCCTGCCCGCCCGCGTCGTCAGCGCGGTGTCGGTCGTCCCCGGCGGCTCCCGCCCCTCCTACGCCCACGGTTACTACGCCCGGGACAACGGCGCTTACCAGGACTGGGACGTCGTCAGCCGCGAGCGCGAGAAGTTCGCCGCATGGCTGAAGGACGACGTGGGCGCCGACGCCCCGCTGCCCGGAAAGGCAGGATGA
- a CDS encoding ABC transporter permease yields the protein MKTATADTARPPARPSGAGGRPRTLRRPPDRAVLGTIGVIGFLLLWEAVPRIGLVPSRFLPPASEVLATLGERLVLARFWTAVGDTVLTWAIGLGIAFAAAALLGFVVGSIPVLRAFTSSTVEFLRPIPSVALIPLAILLYGTDMASTLLLVVYAAFWQIYIQVLYGVSDIDPVAEQTARSYGLGRLARLRYVAWPSALPYVLTGLRLGAAVALILTITGQLVIGTPGLGQEISVAKNSNATELVYALIIATGALGVAVNVGVRALERRTLSWHPSVRGEENA from the coding sequence ATGAAGACCGCTACCGCCGACACCGCGCGTCCCCCCGCCCGTCCCTCCGGGGCGGGGGGACGCCCCCGCACTCTGCGCCGCCCGCCCGACCGCGCCGTGCTGGGGACCATCGGAGTCATCGGCTTCCTGCTGCTGTGGGAAGCGGTTCCGCGCATCGGCCTGGTCCCCTCCCGCTTCCTGCCGCCGGCCTCGGAGGTGCTCGCCACGCTCGGCGAGCGGCTGGTGCTCGCCCGGTTCTGGACCGCCGTCGGCGACACCGTGCTCACGTGGGCGATCGGCCTGGGCATCGCCTTCGCCGCCGCCGCTCTGCTGGGATTCGTCGTGGGATCGATCCCCGTGCTGCGGGCCTTCACCTCCTCGACGGTGGAGTTCCTGCGCCCCATCCCCTCGGTGGCGCTCATCCCGCTGGCGATCCTGCTCTACGGCACCGACATGGCCTCGACGCTGCTGCTCGTGGTCTACGCGGCGTTCTGGCAGATCTACATCCAGGTCCTCTACGGGGTCTCCGACATCGACCCGGTCGCCGAGCAGACCGCTCGCTCCTACGGACTCGGGCGGCTGGCGCGGCTGCGCTATGTCGCCTGGCCCTCGGCACTGCCCTACGTCCTGACGGGGCTGCGCCTGGGTGCGGCGGTGGCGCTCATCCTGACCATCACCGGACAGCTGGTCATCGGCACGCCCGGCCTGGGCCAGGAGATCTCCGTCGCCAAGAACAGCAACGCGACCGAGCTGGTCTACGCGCTCATCATCGCCACCGGCGCCCTCGGTGTCGCCGTCAACGTCGGCGTGCGGGCACTGGAGCGGCGGACGCTGAGCTGGCATCCCTCGGTCCGCGGAGAGGAGAACGCGTGA
- a CDS encoding IclR family transcriptional regulator domain-containing protein, protein MSTDLTDTGAQPKGEHYVQSLERGLAVIRAFTSQSPTMTLSEVARGTGLTRAAARRFLLTLVDMGYVRTDGRLFSLTPRVLELGYAYLSSAGLPEVAQPHLERLAAELHESSSVSVLDGGDVVYVARVSTSRIMNVAINVGTRFPAYATSMGRVLLAGRPVDELDAYLDGTDLARLTAYTLTTPGRLRAEIERVRNQGWSLVDQELEEGLRSVAAPVRDREGRVVAAVNVSAHASRSSVEDIRRDLLPALLASAARIEADLEISQRASGHL, encoded by the coding sequence ATGAGCACGGACCTCACCGACACCGGCGCGCAGCCCAAGGGCGAACACTACGTGCAGTCGCTGGAGCGCGGTCTGGCCGTGATCCGCGCCTTCACCTCGCAGAGCCCGACGATGACGCTCAGTGAGGTCGCGCGAGGCACCGGGCTCACCCGCGCCGCGGCCCGCCGCTTCCTGCTCACTCTGGTCGACATGGGCTACGTGCGCACCGACGGCCGGCTTTTCTCGCTGACGCCGCGGGTGCTGGAGCTGGGGTATGCCTACCTGTCTTCGGCCGGACTTCCCGAGGTCGCCCAGCCGCACTTGGAGCGGCTGGCCGCGGAACTGCACGAGTCCTCCTCGGTATCGGTGCTCGACGGCGGCGACGTCGTCTACGTGGCCCGGGTGTCCACCTCGCGGATCATGAACGTGGCGATCAACGTCGGCACCCGCTTCCCGGCGTATGCGACGTCGATGGGGCGGGTGCTGCTGGCGGGCCGACCGGTCGACGAGCTCGACGCCTACCTGGACGGCACCGACCTGGCGCGGCTGACCGCTTACACGCTGACGACGCCCGGCCGGCTGCGCGCCGAGATCGAACGGGTGCGCAACCAGGGATGGTCGCTGGTCGACCAGGAGCTGGAGGAAGGGCTGCGCTCGGTGGCCGCACCCGTGCGCGACCGCGAGGGCCGGGTGGTCGCGGCGGTCAACGTCTCGGCGCACGCCAGCCGGTCCTCGGTGGAGGACATCCGGCGCGACCTGCTGCCCGCGCTACTGGCCTCGGCCGCGCGCATCGAGGCCGACCTGGAGATCTCCCAGCGAGCGTCGGGCCACCTCTGA
- the pcaG gene encoding protocatechuate 3,4-dioxygenase subunit alpha — protein sequence MSNGATTPSQTVGPYLHIGLPWADGPYALAESADGGIWIRGTLYDGAGDPVPDGLIETWQADPDGRFDHPDDPRGARSWPGFRGFGRCETDAAGRFGIRTLKPGPVPGADGALQAPHIDVSVFARGMLHRTVTRIYFPEETRANAADPVLAAVPESLRATLVARAAEDGAGSASEAGDYVFDIRLQGSGETVFFDI from the coding sequence ATGAGCAACGGCGCAACCACCCCTTCCCAGACCGTCGGCCCCTACCTGCACATCGGGCTGCCCTGGGCCGACGGACCCTACGCGCTGGCCGAAAGCGCCGACGGGGGGATCTGGATCCGCGGAACGCTCTACGACGGCGCCGGAGACCCGGTCCCCGACGGCCTGATCGAGACCTGGCAGGCCGATCCCGACGGCCGGTTCGACCACCCCGACGATCCGCGCGGCGCCCGGTCCTGGCCCGGCTTCCGCGGTTTCGGGCGGTGCGAGACCGACGCCGCCGGCCGCTTCGGGATCCGCACGCTCAAACCGGGGCCCGTTCCGGGCGCGGACGGGGCGCTGCAGGCCCCCCACATCGACGTGTCGGTGTTCGCGCGGGGCATGCTCCACCGGACCGTCACCCGCATCTACTTCCCCGAGGAGACCCGGGCCAACGCCGCCGATCCGGTGCTGGCGGCGGTGCCCGAGAGCCTGCGCGCCACCCTCGTAGCGCGGGCCGCCGAGGACGGCGCCGGCAGCGCGAGCGAAGCAGGGGACTACGTCTTCGACATCCGCCTGCAGGGTAGCGGCGAGACGGTGTTCTTCGATATCTGA
- a CDS encoding ABC transporter substrate-binding protein: protein MRRMTLPVAAVVTLLASTACGGGGQEGGDGDGGGNKSVTVGAIPIVDVAPLHLGADQGIFDKHGIDLEIENTTGGAQAVPSVVSGDYDFAFGNITSIIVGRSNDLPLTIVSNGVTSTGEQGADFGGVVAPEGSDITDAKDLEDKTVAVNNLENIGDTTVRNSIREDGGDSDTVEFVELPFPEMPAALDRGDVDAAWVVEPFLTSSLNGGATEVASNFVDADPDLSVAYYFTTEQMINEDPELVDDFTAAINESLTYAEDNPDAARDILGDYTELDSEAIDQIRLPRWPTENYQEPAQSVADLMMHDGVIESQPDMDALFR, encoded by the coding sequence ATGCGCCGGATGACTCTGCCCGTGGCCGCTGTGGTCACACTGCTCGCCAGCACAGCCTGCGGCGGCGGTGGCCAGGAAGGCGGCGACGGCGACGGCGGCGGTAACAAGTCCGTCACCGTCGGAGCGATCCCCATCGTCGACGTCGCGCCCCTGCACCTCGGCGCCGACCAGGGCATCTTCGACAAGCACGGCATCGACTTGGAGATCGAGAACACGACGGGCGGCGCCCAGGCCGTGCCCAGCGTCGTCTCCGGCGACTACGACTTCGCCTTCGGCAACATCACCTCGATCATCGTCGGGCGCAGCAACGATCTGCCGCTGACGATCGTCTCCAACGGCGTCACGAGCACCGGTGAGCAGGGCGCCGACTTCGGCGGCGTCGTGGCGCCCGAAGGCAGCGACATCACCGATGCCAAGGACCTCGAAGACAAGACCGTCGCGGTGAACAACCTGGAGAACATCGGCGACACCACCGTCCGCAACTCCATCCGCGAGGACGGCGGCGACTCCGACACCGTGGAGTTCGTCGAGCTGCCCTTCCCAGAGATGCCGGCCGCTCTCGACCGCGGCGACGTCGACGCCGCCTGGGTCGTCGAGCCGTTCCTGACCTCCTCGCTCAACGGCGGAGCCACCGAGGTCGCCTCCAACTTCGTCGACGCCGACCCCGACCTGTCGGTGGCCTATTACTTCACCACCGAGCAGATGATCAACGAGGATCCCGAGCTGGTGGACGACTTCACCGCCGCCATCAACGAGTCCCTCACCTACGCCGAGGACAACCCGGACGCGGCCCGCGACATCCTCGGCGACTATACCGAGCTCGACTCCGAAGCCATCGACCAGATCCGCCTGCCGCGCTGGCCCACCGAGAACTACCAGGAGCCCGCCCAGTCGGTCGCCGACCTGATGATGCACGACGGCGTCATCGAGTCCCAGCCCGACATGGACGCCCTGTTCCGATGA
- a CDS encoding 5-methyltetrahydropteroyltriglutamate--homocysteine S-methyltransferase, giving the protein MTLPARGRDEPPFRADHVGSLLRPRRLLDARSRHAEGALDDHELRRIEDDAIRDVVRMQEEAGLSSATDGEFRRASWHMDFIYQLGGITKAPGDLNVTFHNEQGDIEFTPAALEVSGTVGLDRTIFADDFAFLRDTATTATPKLTIPSPSMVHYRGGQASIDPGVYPDTEDFWRDLSAAYAEQIRRIGELGCTYLQLDDTSLAYLNDPRQRAMIDERGDDGGAIHRRYIDQLNAALAGRPEGMRVTTHMCRGNFRSSWVAEGGYDYVAEELFGTLDVDGYFLEFDDARSGGFEPLRFVPQGKYVALGLVTTKRGALESKDDLKRRIEEASRYIPLEQLCLAPQCGFSSTSEGNDLTHDEQAAKLRLIVETAAEVWG; this is encoded by the coding sequence ATGACACTCCCCGCCAGGGGCCGCGACGAACCGCCCTTCCGCGCCGACCACGTGGGCAGCCTGCTGCGTCCGCGCCGCCTGCTCGACGCCCGTTCCCGCCACGCCGAAGGCGCGCTCGACGATCACGAGTTGCGCCGGATCGAGGACGACGCGATCCGCGACGTCGTCCGCATGCAGGAAGAAGCCGGGCTGTCCTCGGCCACCGACGGCGAGTTCCGGCGCGCTTCCTGGCACATGGACTTCATCTACCAGCTCGGCGGGATCACCAAGGCGCCCGGCGACCTCAACGTCACCTTCCACAACGAGCAGGGCGACATCGAGTTCACCCCCGCCGCCCTGGAAGTCAGCGGCACCGTCGGGCTGGACCGCACGATTTTCGCCGACGACTTCGCGTTCCTGCGCGACACCGCCACCACCGCCACGCCCAAGCTGACCATCCCTTCGCCGAGCATGGTCCACTACCGCGGCGGGCAGGCCTCCATCGACCCCGGCGTCTACCCCGACACCGAGGACTTCTGGCGCGACCTCTCCGCCGCCTACGCCGAACAGATCCGCCGCATCGGCGAGCTGGGCTGCACCTACCTGCAGCTCGACGACACCAGCCTCGCCTACCTCAACGACCCGCGCCAGCGCGCCATGATCGACGAGCGCGGCGACGACGGCGGCGCGATCCACCGCCGCTACATCGATCAGCTCAACGCCGCCCTCGCGGGCCGTCCCGAAGGCATGCGCGTCACCACGCACATGTGCCGCGGCAACTTCCGCTCCTCCTGGGTGGCCGAGGGCGGCTACGATTACGTCGCCGAGGAACTGTTCGGCACCCTCGACGTCGACGGTTACTTCCTCGAGTTCGACGACGCCCGCTCCGGCGGGTTCGAGCCCCTGCGTTTCGTCCCGCAGGGCAAGTACGTGGCGCTGGGCCTGGTCACGACCAAGCGCGGCGCCCTCGAGAGCAAGGACGACCTCAAGCGCCGCATCGAGGAAGCGAGCCGCTACATCCCGCTCGAACAGCTCTGCCTCGCCCCTCAGTGCGGTTTCTCCAGCACCTCCGAAGGCAACGACCTCACCCACGACGAGCAGGCCGCCAAGCTGCGGCTGATCGTCGAGACCGCTGCCGAGGTCTGGGGATGA
- a CDS encoding ABC transporter permease, with protein sequence MSAASTTARTAARNPGAARIVLRVLHIVLLPLLLIGIWWVASLATGLYYLPTPGEIAATFVEVWGTERLAADVLPSIGRLIGGFALGTVLGAALGIVLGLSARLRALLEPVLEFFRAIPPPVLVPLLMLFVGVNTTMKLAVIVSGCIWPILLNTIEGVRAVDPVLADTCRCYGIRGRRWLTTLVLRSASPQIMAGMRQGLSIAIILMVISEMFASSSGLGYTIIQFQRTFAIPEMWSGILLLGLLGFGLSVLFGLAERRVLYWYNGVRAAARGE encoded by the coding sequence GTGAGCGCCGCAAGCACCACCGCGCGCACCGCAGCGCGAAACCCCGGCGCGGCCCGGATCGTGCTGCGCGTCTTGCACATCGTGCTGCTGCCGCTGCTGCTCATCGGTATCTGGTGGGTCGCCAGCCTCGCGACGGGCCTGTACTACCTGCCCACGCCCGGCGAGATCGCCGCGACCTTCGTCGAAGTCTGGGGAACCGAGCGACTGGCAGCCGACGTGCTGCCCAGCATCGGACGCCTGATCGGCGGCTTCGCCCTGGGCACCGTCCTCGGCGCGGCCCTGGGCATCGTCCTCGGGCTCTCCGCCCGCCTGCGGGCGCTGCTGGAGCCCGTCCTGGAGTTCTTCCGCGCGATCCCGCCCCCGGTGCTGGTCCCGTTGCTGATGCTGTTCGTCGGTGTCAACACCACGATGAAACTCGCGGTGATCGTCTCCGGATGCATCTGGCCCATCCTGCTCAACACCATCGAGGGAGTGCGGGCCGTCGATCCGGTGCTGGCCGACACCTGCCGCTGCTACGGCATCCGCGGCCGGCGCTGGCTGACCACGCTCGTGCTGCGCTCCGCCAGCCCGCAGATCATGGCGGGCATGCGCCAGGGCCTGTCGATCGCGATCATCCTGATGGTGATCAGCGAGATGTTCGCCAGCAGCAGCGGACTGGGATACACGATCATCCAGTTCCAGCGCACCTTCGCCATCCCGGAGATGTGGAGCGGCATCCTGCTGCTCGGCCTGCTCGGATTCGGGCTCTCCGTGCTGTTCGGCCTCGCGGAACGCAGGGTTTTGTACTGGTACAACGGCGTGCGCGCAGCGGCGCGCGGGGAGTGA
- a CDS encoding thiolase family protein, translating into MTDVYVLDAVRTPFGKHGGALAGVRPDDLAAHAVRGLVERTPGLDPAAVDDVYFGDANGAGEDNRNVARMAALLAGLPTSVPGATLNRLCGSGLEAVIAANRAVAVDDASLILAGGVESMSRAPWVLPKPAKGFPAGHETLHSTTLGWRMVNPAMPAEWTVSLGECTEQIAEQYGIERSEQDAFALRSHTKAAEAWSKGVFDAEIVPVPGVDLARDESVRDTSLDKLAGLKPAFRPDGTVTAGNSSPLNDGAAALLIGGEQAAAATGAAPLARIVSRGVAGVEPHRFGVGPVEAAETALSRAGIGWDDLSAVELNEAFAAQSLACLRRWPGLDPEIVNPNGGAIAIGHPLGASGARILGSLAHELHRRGGGWGLAAICIGVGQGLAVVLHA; encoded by the coding sequence ATGACCGACGTATACGTCCTGGACGCGGTGCGCACCCCGTTCGGCAAGCACGGCGGCGCGCTCGCCGGGGTGCGCCCCGACGACCTCGCCGCCCACGCCGTCCGCGGCCTCGTCGAACGCACACCCGGGCTCGACCCCGCCGCCGTCGACGACGTCTACTTCGGCGACGCCAACGGCGCCGGCGAGGACAACCGCAACGTCGCCCGCATGGCCGCGCTGCTGGCCGGGCTGCCCACGTCCGTGCCCGGCGCCACGCTGAACCGGCTGTGCGGGTCGGGGCTGGAGGCCGTCATCGCCGCCAACCGCGCGGTCGCGGTCGACGACGCCTCACTGATCCTGGCCGGCGGCGTGGAGTCGATGAGCCGCGCGCCCTGGGTGCTGCCCAAGCCCGCCAAGGGCTTCCCCGCCGGGCACGAGACACTGCACTCCACGACACTGGGCTGGCGCATGGTCAACCCGGCCATGCCCGCGGAGTGGACCGTCTCGCTGGGCGAGTGCACCGAGCAGATCGCCGAGCAGTACGGCATCGAGCGTTCCGAGCAGGACGCGTTCGCGCTGCGCAGTCACACCAAGGCCGCCGAGGCCTGGAGCAAGGGCGTCTTCGACGCCGAGATCGTGCCGGTGCCCGGCGTCGACCTCGCGCGCGACGAAAGCGTCCGCGACACCTCGCTGGACAAGCTCGCCGGGCTCAAGCCGGCGTTCCGCCCCGACGGCACCGTCACCGCCGGCAACTCCTCGCCGCTCAACGACGGCGCGGCCGCCCTGCTGATCGGCGGCGAGCAGGCCGCCGCGGCCACCGGAGCCGCGCCGCTGGCGCGTATCGTCAGCCGCGGCGTCGCCGGAGTGGAGCCGCACCGCTTCGGCGTCGGACCGGTGGAGGCCGCCGAGACCGCGCTGTCGCGCGCGGGCATCGGCTGGGACGACCTTTCGGCCGTCGAACTCAACGAGGCCTTCGCCGCCCAATCGCTGGCCTGCCTGCGGCGCTGGCCCGGCCTGGACCCGGAGATCGTCAACCCCAACGGCGGCGCCATCGCCATCGGCCACCCGCTCGGCGCCTCCGGCGCGCGGATCCTGGGCTCGCTCGCCCACGAACTGCACCGCCGCGGCGGCGGATGGGGACTGGCCGCGATCTGCATCGGCGTAGGCCAGGGCCTCGCCGTGGTGCTGCACGCCTGA
- a CDS encoding ABC transporter ATP-binding protein, with protein sequence MLDVTGLQKIYPGQQGEVEALRDLTFELGQGELACLVGPSGCGKTTLLKCIAGLMRPSSGSVVLAGNSITGPPPDMAVVFQEYGRSLFPWLRVRDNVELPLKEKKLPKRRRRELSDEALDAVGLLKSADAYPWQLSGGMQQRVAIARAIAYEPRVLLMDEPFAAVDAQTRADLEDLIRTLWKRFSMTVLFVTHDIDEAVYLGERVLVMSSSPTVIQDDVTIDLPAERDQINTRGEHRFAELRTRIYAEIRNASQAAAARPQEAGRAG encoded by the coding sequence ATGCTCGACGTCACCGGACTGCAGAAGATCTACCCGGGCCAGCAGGGCGAGGTCGAGGCGCTGCGCGACCTGACCTTCGAACTCGGCCAGGGAGAGCTGGCCTGCCTCGTCGGGCCTTCCGGGTGCGGCAAGACGACGCTGCTCAAGTGCATCGCCGGACTGATGCGCCCCAGCTCCGGCAGCGTCGTGCTGGCCGGGAACTCCATCACCGGGCCGCCTCCGGACATGGCCGTCGTCTTCCAGGAGTACGGCCGCAGCCTGTTCCCGTGGCTGCGCGTGCGCGACAACGTCGAACTGCCGCTCAAGGAGAAGAAGCTGCCCAAGCGGCGCCGCCGCGAGCTCAGCGACGAAGCGCTCGACGCCGTGGGCCTGCTCAAGTCGGCCGACGCCTACCCGTGGCAGCTCTCCGGCGGCATGCAGCAGCGCGTCGCCATCGCCCGCGCCATCGCCTACGAGCCCCGCGTTCTGCTCATGGACGAGCCCTTCGCCGCGGTCGACGCCCAGACCCGGGCGGACCTGGAGGACCTCATCCGCACGCTGTGGAAGCGGTTCTCCATGACGGTCCTGTTCGTCACCCACGACATCGACGAAGCCGTCTACCTGGGCGAGCGCGTCCTGGTGATGTCGTCTTCGCCGACGGTCATCCAAGACGACGTGACCATCGACCTGCCCGCCGAACGCGACCAGATCAACACCCGCGGCGAACACCGCTTCGCCGAACTGCGGACGCGCATCTACGCCGAGATCCGCAACGCCTCCCAGGCCGCGGCGGCCCGGCCGCAGGAGGCGGGCCGGGCCGGGTAG
- the pcaH gene encoding protocatechuate 3,4-dioxygenase subunit beta: MSTDPRTGAVPLAAGYRRDHEVHPPLDYPGYASTALRHPKRPLQLLPHMLTEVTGPVLGEDRIGETDNDLTAQHEAEPQGQRIIVHGQVRDGDGTPVPHTLIEIWQANAGGRYRHTGDNWPCPLDPNFSGVGRTLTDENGRYRFVTIRPGAYPWGNHDNAWRPAHIHFSLFGRAFTQRLVTQMYFPGDPLFFQDPMWNSIPDEKARQRLVARFDYANTAPEWALAFEWDIVLRGRESTVFESEADDD; encoded by the coding sequence ATGAGCACCGATCCGCGCACCGGCGCGGTCCCGCTCGCGGCCGGATACCGGCGCGACCACGAGGTGCACCCTCCGCTGGACTACCCCGGATATGCCAGCACCGCTCTGCGCCACCCCAAGCGGCCGCTGCAGCTGCTTCCGCACATGCTGACGGAGGTCACCGGCCCGGTTCTGGGCGAGGACCGCATCGGTGAGACCGACAACGACCTCACCGCCCAGCACGAGGCCGAACCCCAGGGCCAGCGCATCATCGTCCACGGGCAGGTGCGCGACGGCGACGGCACACCCGTCCCGCACACGCTGATCGAGATCTGGCAGGCCAACGCCGGCGGCCGCTACCGCCACACCGGCGACAACTGGCCCTGCCCGCTGGACCCGAACTTCTCCGGCGTGGGACGCACGCTCACCGACGAGAACGGCCGCTACCGGTTCGTCACCATCCGGCCGGGCGCCTACCCGTGGGGCAACCACGACAACGCCTGGCGGCCCGCCCACATCCACTTCTCGCTGTTCGGCCGGGCATTCACCCAGCGCCTGGTCACCCAGATGTACTTCCCCGGGGATCCGCTGTTCTTCCAGGACCCCATGTGGAACTCCATTCCCGACGAGAAGGCCCGGCAGCGGCTGGTGGCCCGGTTCGACTACGCCAACACGGCGCCCGAGTGGGCGCTGGCCTTCGAGTGGGACATCGTGCTGCGCGGGCGCGAATCCACCGTCTTCGAGTCGGAAGCGGACGACGACTGA